The following are encoded in a window of Fretibacter rubidus genomic DNA:
- a CDS encoding chorismate mutase: protein MTDVRAGVDALDRELVRLLVVRQGYMAAAARIKPSRDAVYDEPRIEDVVAKVLKTAKAEGLSPDIAEPVWRKLIERCIAHEFDVWDDTRD, encoded by the coding sequence ATGACTGACGTGCGGGCCGGGGTCGATGCGCTTGACCGCGAGCTGGTGCGGCTTTTGGTCGTGCGCCAAGGTTATATGGCAGCAGCCGCGCGGATTAAACCAAGCCGCGACGCCGTTTATGATGAACCCCGTATCGAGGATGTGGTCGCAAAAGTCTTAAAGACGGCCAAGGCCGAGGGTCTATCCCCCGATATCGCTGAGCCCGTTTGGCGTAAACTGATAGAGCGCTGTATTGCGCATGAATTTGATGTCTGGGACGACACGCGCGACTAG
- a CDS encoding DUF2093 domain-containing protein: protein MDSYFEGEAQLDYKASDFEMILPGSYVICAVTGERIQLERLRYWSAARQEAYVDAQASLDAWKKANA, encoded by the coding sequence ATGGATTCATATTTTGAAGGCGAAGCACAGCTGGATTACAAAGCATCCGATTTCGAGATGATTTTGCCAGGTAGCTATGTGATTTGCGCGGTCACAGGCGAGCGTATCCAGTTGGAGCGCCTACGTTATTGGAGTGCCGCGCGCCAAGAAGCCTATGTCGATGCGCAAGCAAGCTTAGACGCATGGAAGAAGGCGAACGCTTAA
- the xseA gene encoding exodeoxyribonuclease VII large subunit: protein MSDTLSDNAASNVHEYSVSELAGTLKRTIEDTFGYVRVRGELGRVTIAKSGHCYLDIKDDRAVINSIIWKGQMNGLTMRPEEGMEVICEGKMTTYPGRSNYQLVISKMELAGAGALMALFEKRKKMLAGEGLFSEDSKRALPFMPKVIGVVTSPTGAVIRDILHRIEDRFPVNVILWPVVVQGDRAAGEIAAAITGFNHADGFPRPDVLIVGRGGGSLEDLWCFNEENVVRAIAGSKIPVISAVGHETDWTLSDYAADHRAPTPTGAAEAAVPVRADWLVTIADYGVRLTRGLKRNVSERQSRLSAARLPRLDAVLASPQQRLDLATARLPNAAQLFAPQSQRLALARMPALKQLTDPLRARLSRWADRLPSALNVNLARSQSRLERAVPRLRVKPLEADLTRKSERLDTLGGTASRAMTRHIDIQSARLERAGKLLEALSYQSVLSRGFAVVTDDAGHVVKQGKGLKAGEAVSLRFADVERAAVIAGKATLKGKKPTKPAVKPSDKKQADLF, encoded by the coding sequence GTGTCTGATACCCTCTCTGATAACGCGGCCTCTAATGTGCATGAATATTCCGTCTCTGAACTGGCGGGCACGTTAAAACGCACAATTGAGGATACCTTTGGCTATGTCCGTGTGCGCGGGGAATTGGGTCGCGTGACCATTGCCAAATCAGGTCACTGTTATCTGGATATCAAAGACGACCGTGCGGTGATTAATTCTATCATCTGGAAAGGGCAGATGAACGGCCTGACCATGCGCCCCGAAGAAGGCATGGAGGTTATTTGCGAAGGCAAAATGACGACCTATCCTGGGCGTTCAAACTACCAGCTGGTCATTAGCAAGATGGAACTGGCGGGCGCTGGCGCGTTAATGGCGCTGTTTGAAAAGCGCAAAAAAATGCTGGCGGGTGAGGGATTGTTCAGCGAGGACAGCAAGCGCGCGCTACCCTTTATGCCCAAAGTCATCGGTGTGGTGACATCGCCCACAGGGGCGGTCATTCGCGATATCCTGCACCGCATAGAGGACCGCTTTCCCGTCAATGTTATCCTTTGGCCTGTGGTTGTCCAAGGCGACCGCGCGGCGGGCGAAATTGCGGCGGCCATCACGGGGTTTAATCACGCAGACGGATTCCCGCGGCCCGATGTTTTGATCGTGGGTCGCGGTGGGGGTTCGCTGGAAGACCTCTGGTGCTTTAACGAAGAAAATGTCGTGCGCGCCATTGCAGGCTCTAAAATCCCTGTGATTTCTGCGGTGGGCCATGAAACGGATTGGACACTGTCGGACTACGCGGCCGATCACCGCGCGCCGACACCCACGGGCGCGGCCGAAGCCGCTGTGCCCGTGCGCGCCGATTGGCTCGTGACGATTGCGGATTACGGGGTGCGCTTAACGCGCGGGTTAAAACGTAATGTTAGCGAACGCCAAAGCCGTTTGTCTGCGGCGCGCCTCCCGCGTCTTGACGCTGTGCTGGCATCGCCGCAACAAAGGCTCGACTTAGCGACCGCGCGCTTGCCTAATGCCGCGCAGCTCTTTGCCCCGCAATCCCAACGCTTGGCGCTTGCGCGTATGCCCGCCTTAAAACAGCTAACAGATCCATTGCGGGCACGGCTAAGCCGTTGGGCGGACCGATTGCCGTCTGCGCTTAATGTCAATCTCGCGCGGTCTCAATCCCGGCTTGAACGGGCTGTGCCGCGTTTGCGCGTAAAACCGCTAGAAGCTGATTTAACCCGCAAGTCTGAGCGTTTGGACACGCTGGGCGGCACAGCGTCGCGCGCCATGACCCGCCACATAGACATACAATCAGCAAGGCTTGAACGGGCGGGAAAACTACTCGAAGCGCTCTCTTATCAATCGGTACTGTCGCGCGGCTTTGCGGTTGTTACTGACGATGCTGGCCATGTCGTGAAACAGGGTAAGGGCCTAAAAGCGGGGGAGGCTGTCTCTTTACGTTTTGCCGATGTTGAGCGGGCCGCGGTTATTGCGGGCAAGGCGACACTAAAGGGCAAAAAACCGACTAAGCCCGCTGTAAAACCATCTGATAAAAAACAGGCTGACCTCTTTTGA
- a CDS encoding lysophospholipid acyltransferase family protein, with protein sequence MKKAGLGQRIIWRMEVLAYDFICLLLKPFSFDQISRFGGWLLRKIGPLTSKHKIMQTGFDIAFPDLDDKARQDLSREAWDNIGRTFAEFPIMSRVRVYQKDSRVTVIGKEHLEAVRKSGRGAIIITGHFANWEVMAAALTQSGLPVRITYRKINNPHLDKRVREQRRAYGTKFLVPKSTHAGARQLLGAIDKGESIAILNDQKFNEGLAVPFFGEHAMTATGPTRLALKTGASVLPISVIRDKAHFTVTIEPPFQIDDTGERELDTEAGLRKIVAWTEDHIRKSPAQWFWMHRRWPKDLYKKT encoded by the coding sequence GTGAAAAAAGCAGGCTTAGGACAACGGATTATTTGGCGCATGGAAGTGCTGGCTTATGATTTTATTTGCCTGCTATTAAAGCCGTTTTCATTTGATCAAATCTCGCGCTTTGGCGGTTGGCTTTTGCGTAAAATTGGCCCGCTCACGTCTAAGCACAAGATTATGCAGACAGGTTTTGATATTGCCTTTCCTGATTTGGATGACAAGGCGCGCCAAGACCTAAGCCGTGAGGCGTGGGATAATATCGGACGCACCTTTGCAGAATTTCCAATCATGAGCCGTGTGCGCGTTTACCAAAAAGACAGCCGCGTGACTGTGATAGGCAAAGAGCATCTGGAGGCTGTGCGCAAATCGGGTCGCGGCGCAATTATTATCACGGGGCATTTTGCCAATTGGGAAGTGATGGCCGCGGCCCTCACCCAATCTGGCCTGCCTGTTCGCATCACCTACCGCAAGATTAACAACCCGCATTTGGACAAGCGCGTGCGCGAACAACGCCGGGCTTATGGCACCAAATTCCTGGTGCCCAAATCGACCCATGCTGGCGCGCGGCAATTGCTGGGGGCGATTGATAAGGGCGAAAGCATTGCGATCCTCAACGATCAAAAATTCAACGAAGGCCTCGCAGTACCGTTTTTTGGAGAACACGCCATGACCGCCACGGGGCCAACGCGTCTGGCCTTAAAAACGGGCGCATCTGTGCTGCCCATTTCGGTCATTCGTGACAAAGCCCATTTCACGGTCACGATTGAACCGCCCTTTCAGATTGATGATACTGGCGAGCGCGAATTGGACACTGAGGCGGGCTTAAGGAAAATTGTGGCGTGGACCGAAGATCATATTCGCAAAAGCCCCGCACAATGGTTTTGGATGCATAGGCGTTGGCCAAAAGACCTCTATAAAAAAACCTAG
- the lpxK gene encoding tetraacyldisaccharide 4'-kinase, which yields MRPPEFWNYREGRNGAPFIRTFLKPFSWLYARAVAKRISETQSYDPKIPVICVGNATMGGTGKTPVAIYLLKSFRRLGVNAVGLTRGYGGQLKGPIVVSDKHSAGDVGDEPLLLARHAPIWVSEARDEGARAAKSHGADMIIMDDGHQNPQVEKTLSFLVVDAEIGFGNGCVFPAGPLRENLKASLSRADAVILMKPEPAYEINDDLAEDLKGQIVIPAYLAPKDPAPKGKLFAFAGIGRPNKFFDALRRHGGELVEGISFADHYKYKDGDIENLFMLASEYGAGLITTEKDYVRLPAGYCQGVTPWPVSVVFEDELTLRRLLHPIVQRTTPK from the coding sequence ATGAGACCGCCGGAATTTTGGAACTACCGAGAAGGCCGCAACGGCGCGCCGTTTATTCGCACCTTTTTAAAACCCTTTTCATGGCTCTATGCGCGCGCGGTTGCCAAACGTATTTCAGAGACACAGAGCTATGACCCCAAAATTCCCGTGATTTGTGTGGGCAATGCCACCATGGGCGGAACGGGCAAAACCCCTGTCGCGATTTATTTGCTTAAAAGCTTTCGCCGTCTTGGCGTCAATGCTGTGGGGCTTACGCGCGGCTACGGCGGGCAGTTAAAAGGTCCGATTGTTGTGTCGGATAAACACAGTGCGGGTGATGTCGGGGACGAGCCATTACTGCTTGCGCGTCACGCGCCGATATGGGTATCAGAGGCCCGTGACGAGGGCGCGCGCGCCGCCAAATCCCACGGGGCAGATATGATTATCATGGATGATGGTCACCAAAATCCGCAGGTCGAAAAGACGCTATCGTTTCTTGTCGTGGACGCAGAAATTGGCTTTGGCAATGGATGTGTGTTCCCGGCAGGGCCGTTGCGGGAAAACCTAAAAGCGTCGCTATCCCGCGCTGATGCAGTTATTTTGATGAAGCCCGAACCCGCTTATGAAATTAATGATGATTTAGCCGAAGATCTAAAAGGGCAAATCGTCATCCCCGCCTATCTCGCGCCTAAAGACCCCGCACCAAAAGGTAAGCTCTTTGCTTTTGCTGGTATCGGGCGACCAAATAAATTTTTTGATGCGCTGCGCCGTCACGGCGGAGAATTGGTCGAGGGCATATCCTTTGCCGATCATTATAAATATAAGGACGGCGATATTGAAAACCTGTTTATGCTCGCCTCTGAATATGGCGCAGGATTAATTACAACGGAAAAAGATTATGTCCGTTTGCCTGCGGGTTACTGCCAAGGCGTGACGCCCTGGCCTGTGTCGGTTGTGTTTGAGGACGAGCTCACCCTACGCCGATTGCTCCATCCCATTGTGCAACGGACGACACCGAAGTGA
- a CDS encoding amidohydrolase family protein, giving the protein MTKKSKFLGAALSVMALSLTSTANAQVLPDSFEDYTLIHAGTVLPVPGKPAMAEQTIIVNAGKIIAIADGYIGSDEATIIDLKDKFVLPGMIDSHVHLAMEWSPNIRLDGVTKEAGDVAFDAADNARKTLMAGFTAVQDVGGPKEVFALKRAINAGKVPGPHIMASGRAVSVTGGHGDSHGYIEDILDLNKSKTICDGPADCRRATRAAIKAGADVIKITATGGVLSNTNAGTAQQFFDDELEAIVDTAATMGRKVTAHAHGKGGIESALKAGVKSIEHGTYLDTDTARLFKKYDATLVPTVLAGMTVVDWATNESFLPPASAKKALEVGPQMQDMLSIAWKNGVNIAFGTDTGVSKHGDNAQEFIYMIKAGMSEQDAIKAATVVASKHIGLDDKIGTLETGKLADMIAVNGNPLQDIEELLDVDFVMKGGVVHKHKD; this is encoded by the coding sequence ATGACAAAAAAGTCGAAATTTTTAGGCGCAGCCCTATCCGTGATGGCCCTTAGCCTGACGAGTACTGCAAACGCACAAGTCCTTCCTGATAGTTTTGAAGACTATACGCTGATTCACGCGGGCACAGTCTTGCCCGTTCCCGGAAAGCCCGCAATGGCCGAGCAGACAATAATCGTCAATGCGGGCAAAATCATTGCTATTGCGGACGGCTATATCGGCAGTGACGAGGCGACCATTATTGATCTGAAAGACAAATTTGTGCTGCCCGGTATGATCGATAGCCATGTGCATTTGGCGATGGAATGGAGCCCCAATATTCGTCTTGATGGCGTCACGAAAGAGGCGGGCGATGTGGCTTTTGACGCTGCTGATAATGCGCGCAAAACGCTTATGGCGGGCTTTACCGCCGTGCAAGATGTCGGCGGGCCAAAAGAGGTTTTCGCCCTTAAACGCGCCATTAACGCGGGCAAAGTGCCAGGGCCACATATCATGGCTTCGGGTCGGGCGGTGTCTGTGACAGGCGGGCACGGCGATAGCCACGGCTATATTGAAGACATATTAGATTTGAATAAATCAAAGACAATTTGTGACGGCCCCGCCGATTGTCGCCGCGCCACACGCGCCGCAATCAAGGCGGGCGCTGACGTGATTAAAATCACCGCGACAGGTGGGGTGCTATCCAATACCAATGCAGGCACAGCGCAGCAGTTTTTTGATGATGAGCTAGAAGCCATTGTTGACACCGCCGCCACAATGGGCCGCAAAGTCACCGCCCATGCGCACGGCAAAGGCGGCATTGAAAGCGCATTAAAAGCAGGCGTAAAATCCATTGAACACGGTACATATCTGGATACAGATACAGCGCGGCTTTTTAAAAAATATGACGCGACATTAGTGCCCACAGTGTTGGCTGGTATGACCGTCGTCGATTGGGCAACTAATGAAAGCTTTTTGCCGCCAGCCTCCGCCAAAAAGGCGCTAGAAGTAGGGCCGCAGATGCAAGACATGCTATCAATCGCGTGGAAAAACGGCGTCAATATTGCCTTTGGCACAGACACAGGCGTCAGCAAACACGGTGATAATGCGCAGGAATTTATCTATATGATCAAAGCAGGCATGAGCGAGCAAGACGCGATTAAAGCCGCCACAGTTGTTGCGTCCAAGCACATTGGGCTTGATGATAAAATCGGCACGCTAGAGACCGGCAAACTGGCTGATATGATTGCGGTAAACGGCAATCCGCTGCAAGACATCGAAGAGCTACTCGATGTGGATTTCGTGATGAAGGGCGGCGTTGTCCATAAGCATAAGGACTAA
- a CDS encoding 3-deoxy-D-manno-octulosonic acid transferase codes for MSDTALLKAYRGASRALGPVLPLWIKRRGKHGKEDPSRTAEREGIASHPRPNGSLVWMHGASVGECTMLLPLIAKLTAERPDINMLITSGTMTAAKLLETRLPANAVHQYVPLDHPKYVARFIAHWKPDVAIWAESEIWPNLIKATKDSGAKLALLNARMSEKSIEGWTKRKASAAAIFAQFDLILAADEMTGNSLSWILDKDVETSGNLKDAAPVLPVDKAELAAFKKALPRRKVWCAASTHDGEDDIMLRAHKTLLARSPSAVLILAPRHPERADDIITLIRDHGLSFAQRSKAEMPTADTQVYLLDTIGDMGLAYRLAKMTFVCGSTIAGLSGHNPLEPARLGSAVMTGAHIASFAESYMSMFKYSAAKRVMSPDAIAREIVDIMMDRAALTALQKQGQHFATGRDDVLAYVWDQLGPLLPERIT; via the coding sequence ATGAGCGATACGGCGCTCCTAAAAGCTTACCGCGGGGCCTCGCGCGCGCTTGGCCCTGTCTTGCCGCTGTGGATTAAACGGCGCGGTAAACACGGCAAAGAAGACCCCAGCCGCACGGCTGAGCGCGAAGGTATTGCCTCACACCCTAGGCCCAATGGTTCACTCGTCTGGATGCATGGGGCCAGTGTCGGTGAATGCACGATGTTACTGCCGCTGATTGCGAAACTAACGGCGGAACGTCCCGATATAAATATGCTGATCACCAGCGGCACGATGACGGCGGCGAAACTGCTGGAGACGCGCCTCCCCGCAAATGCCGTGCATCAATATGTGCCGCTGGATCATCCCAAATATGTTGCGCGGTTCATCGCCCATTGGAAACCCGATGTCGCGATTTGGGCAGAATCAGAAATATGGCCCAACCTGATAAAGGCCACGAAAGACAGCGGCGCGAAACTGGCGCTACTTAACGCGCGGATGAGCGAGAAGTCCATTGAAGGCTGGACGAAACGCAAAGCCAGCGCAGCGGCAATTTTTGCTCAATTTGACCTTATCCTTGCTGCTGATGAAATGACAGGCAATAGCCTGTCTTGGATTTTGGATAAAGACGTCGAGACATCGGGTAATTTAAAAGACGCCGCCCCTGTCCTGCCTGTCGACAAGGCTGAATTGGCGGCCTTTAAAAAAGCGCTGCCACGCCGCAAAGTCTGGTGCGCGGCCAGCACTCATGACGGCGAAGACGACATTATGCTGCGCGCGCATAAAACCTTACTCGCCCGTAGCCCTAGCGCGGTGCTTATCCTGGCCCCACGCCACCCTGAACGTGCAGATGATATTATCACCCTAATCAGAGACCACGGGCTATCCTTTGCGCAACGCTCCAAGGCCGAAATGCCGACAGCGGATACGCAAGTCTATCTGCTTGATACCATTGGGGATATGGGGCTGGCTTACCGTCTAGCGAAGATGACATTTGTTTGCGGCTCGACGATTGCGGGACTGTCAGGGCATAATCCACTGGAACCCGCGCGGCTTGGTTCTGCGGTCATGACAGGCGCGCATATCGCAAGCTTTGCGGAAAGCTATATGTCCATGTTTAAATATAGCGCGGCCAAACGCGTCATGTCGCCAGACGCCATTGCGCGAGAAATCGTTGATATCATGATGGACAGGGCTGCGCTGACCGCTTTGCAAAAACAAGGGCAGCATTTCGCGACAGGGCGCGATGATGTTCTAGCCTATGTCTGGGATCAGCTTGGCCCGCTATTGCCGGAACGCATAACATGA
- a CDS encoding sensor histidine kinase: MIDRLITRGLSGKLLFMTIGFVMLAELVLFIPSATLFRQDYLQERAERAGHLALALTGVPDYDGSEILSQKFMEDTDVVMVAAKHDGMTELVLGAPPASSEFELVDLRDARRLPLFRNAFSTFFGPDAGYLRVISEPVIDSHESIEIILPRASVKAAMRDFFERIFWLSLAIALITGGLIYLALSAMIVRPIQKLAKGLGDFREDPNKRRNVLKPSNRRDEIGQLQREFYDMKQSVRTSFRQRERLASLGMAVAKINHDLRNVLTSAQLVSDRIAMDKDERVAVMGERLVRAVDRGIRLCTDVLNFSKAQDEVLEVEPIRLALLVGEVAGDTLGQFGRGPTAIDFVNHIPSELTVYADADHSYRIVHNLFRNAGQATASMTGIDIDRTITVTTRAEGDNILLSIRDTGGGLPKRAKENLFEAFASSSGHGSTGLGLTISRELARDQGGDLTLAETGETGTEFVLSLPAKAPAS, translated from the coding sequence ATGATTGACCGGTTAATTACGCGCGGGCTTTCAGGCAAATTGCTTTTCATGACAATTGGTTTTGTCATGCTGGCCGAGCTTGTTTTGTTTATTCCCTCGGCCACTTTGTTTCGTCAAGATTATTTGCAAGAACGCGCCGAACGTGCGGGGCATCTGGCGCTCGCCCTAACGGGTGTGCCTGATTATGACGGTAGCGAAATACTGTCGCAAAAGTTCATGGAAGACACAGATGTTGTCATGGTCGCGGCCAAACATGACGGCATGACAGAATTAGTGTTGGGCGCGCCGCCAGCCTCGTCAGAGTTTGAGCTGGTTGATTTGCGCGATGCACGTCGGTTACCGCTTTTTCGAAATGCCTTCTCGACATTTTTTGGCCCTGATGCGGGTTACTTGCGCGTGATTTCAGAGCCCGTAATCGACAGCCACGAATCGATTGAAATTATATTGCCGCGGGCTTCTGTGAAGGCCGCTATGCGAGATTTCTTTGAACGTATTTTTTGGCTCTCACTTGCCATTGCGCTGATTACGGGTGGCCTGATTTACCTCGCGCTTAGCGCTATGATAGTGCGGCCCATTCAAAAGCTCGCCAAAGGCCTTGGTGATTTTCGAGAAGACCCGAACAAGCGCCGTAATGTCCTAAAACCCAGCAACCGCCGTGACGAAATTGGGCAATTGCAACGCGAATTTTACGATATGAAACAAAGTGTGCGTACGTCATTTCGCCAACGCGAACGGCTGGCGTCACTCGGAATGGCCGTGGCAAAAATTAATCATGATCTGCGTAATGTACTGACCTCTGCACAGCTTGTGTCAGACCGCATCGCGATGGACAAAGACGAACGCGTTGCCGTCATGGGCGAACGCCTTGTGCGCGCCGTTGACCGCGGGATACGGCTTTGTACGGATGTGCTGAATTTTTCCAAGGCCCAAGACGAGGTGCTGGAGGTGGAACCGATTCGTTTGGCTCTGTTGGTCGGCGAAGTGGCGGGCGATACGCTCGGTCAATTTGGGCGCGGGCCAACGGCGATTGATTTTGTCAATCATATCCCTAGTGAATTGACGGTCTATGCGGATGCGGACCACAGCTACCGCATTGTGCATAATCTATTTCGCAACGCGGGGCAGGCTACGGCCAGTATGACGGGTATTGATATCGACCGTACCATCACAGTCACAACACGGGCAGAGGGGGATAATATTTTACTCTCTATCCGCGACACAGGTGGAGGGCTTCCCAAACGCGCAAAAGAAAACTTGTTTGAAGCCTTTGCCAGTTCAAGCGGTCACGGCAGCACGGGTTTAGGCCTAACCATTTCAAGGGAGCTCGCGCGCGACCAAGGCGGGGATTTGACGCTGGCGGAAACGGGCGAAACGGGCACAGAATTTGTCCTGAGCTTACCGGCTAAAGCGCCTGCGTCCTAA
- the purD gene encoding phosphoribosylamine--glycine ligase, translating into MKVLLIGSGGREHALAWKIDQSEQVSELHCAPGNAGIAEVAACVPIKADDIISLLGLIEREAYDFVVVGPEQPLALGLVDALQERGVRVFGPTEAAAQLESSKSFTKDFCTRYNIPTAAYGVFTELTEAKAYLKTMSAPYVLKADGLAAGKGVVIPETLSEAESELEEFFSGKFGDASTKVVIEEFMTGQEVSFFAISDGKTAMPLIGAQDHKRAFDGDNGPNTGGMGAYSPTPVFTQKAMETVMNDIILPTVFGMHKDSNPFVGVLFAGLMMTPDGPKLIEYNARFGDPECQVIMRLLQSDLMDILLHAEAGTLAACPAPAWFSEPTVNIVMAAKGYPGSYDKGTVIKGVETANAMDGVTVFHAGTSRGDDGTLLSAGGRVLNITSQAKTLEAAVAQGYKAVDEAIDWPDGFVRRDIAHHALKKT; encoded by the coding sequence ATGAAAGTCTTACTTATCGGATCAGGCGGGCGTGAACATGCGCTGGCCTGGAAAATCGACCAGAGCGAACAAGTGAGCGAGCTTCACTGCGCGCCAGGCAATGCGGGCATAGCCGAAGTCGCCGCCTGTGTGCCCATTAAAGCGGATGATATTATCAGCCTCTTGGGTTTAATTGAGCGCGAAGCCTATGACTTTGTTGTGGTTGGGCCAGAGCAGCCCTTGGCGCTGGGATTGGTCGACGCATTACAAGAGCGCGGCGTGCGGGTCTTTGGCCCAACAGAAGCGGCAGCGCAGCTTGAGAGCAGCAAGTCATTTACCAAGGATTTTTGTACGCGTTACAATATCCCCACGGCGGCTTACGGCGTGTTTACAGAGCTGACCGAGGCGAAAGCCTATCTTAAAACTATGTCTGCGCCTTATGTTCTAAAAGCTGACGGTTTGGCGGCCGGTAAGGGCGTTGTCATCCCAGAAACCCTCTCCGAGGCTGAGTCCGAGCTAGAAGAGTTTTTCTCTGGTAAATTTGGCGATGCGTCGACCAAGGTTGTGATTGAGGAATTCATGACCGGGCAAGAGGTCAGCTTCTTTGCTATATCAGACGGAAAAACCGCCATGCCGCTTATTGGGGCGCAAGACCATAAGCGCGCTTTTGATGGGGACAATGGCCCCAACACAGGCGGGATGGGGGCCTATTCCCCGACGCCTGTATTTACCCAAAAGGCCATGGAAACTGTGATGAATGATATCATTCTGCCGACGGTTTTTGGGATGCACAAAGACAGCAATCCCTTTGTCGGCGTTCTGTTCGCGGGACTGATGATGACGCCTGACGGGCCAAAGCTGATTGAATATAATGCGCGCTTTGGTGACCCGGAATGCCAAGTGATCATGCGACTGTTACAGTCTGATCTGATGGATATTTTGCTGCATGCAGAAGCTGGCACACTTGCCGCCTGCCCTGCGCCCGCCTGGTTTTCAGAACCAACAGTCAATATCGTCATGGCCGCCAAAGGCTATCCAGGATCTTATGACAAAGGCACTGTGATTAAAGGTGTAGAGACGGCCAACGCCATGGACGGCGTGACCGTGTTTCATGCGGGCACGTCGCGCGGGGATGACGGCACGTTGTTATCGGCTGGCGGGCGAGTGCTGAACATCACCTCACAGGCGAAAACATTAGAAGCGGCTGTCGCGCAAGGCTATAAGGCGGTTGACGAGGCGATTGATTGGCCCGACGGCTTCGTCCGTCGAGACATAGCCCATCACGCCCTGAAAAAGACGTAA
- a CDS encoding M23 family metallopeptidase codes for MEEGERLMLRFGLFLLLLIGLAGCAEAQTPATAPETLTAPTPIASQPAPPRNMPLECEGIFEQGGLASCRTLPNTTVKIGRSDDDYYTETSNDDGIIIIGFDRDESRAFVQAVPPKDAEFAPSDKLSFDFTPRDWDTSRIDGLPPSQVSTFTEAQLKRIRASSAKKKTGFASRAETMGFLDGFTLPINEFRKTTNFGAQRILNGEPKKPHYGVDLAAPIGTPIMAPADGIVSLADNDLYFEGAMVLLDHGQGLISMYLHVNDILVEDGQAVKRGETIATVGSKGRSTGPHLCWRLKWRNRNLDPELITKWTERAQTAR; via the coding sequence ATGGAAGAAGGCGAACGCTTAATGCTGCGTTTTGGGCTTTTTTTGCTCCTGCTCATTGGACTGGCGGGTTGTGCAGAGGCGCAGACCCCCGCGACTGCGCCAGAAACACTGACCGCCCCAACCCCTATCGCGAGCCAGCCTGCACCGCCGCGCAACATGCCGTTGGAATGTGAGGGCATTTTTGAACAAGGGGGCCTTGCGTCCTGCCGCACTTTGCCGAACACAACGGTGAAAATCGGGCGCAGCGATGATGATTATTATACAGAGACATCCAATGATGACGGTATCATCATTATTGGCTTTGACCGTGACGAAAGCCGCGCTTTTGTCCAAGCCGTGCCGCCAAAGGATGCGGAGTTTGCGCCGTCTGACAAGCTGTCGTTTGACTTTACCCCGCGCGATTGGGATACCTCGCGCATTGACGGCTTACCGCCCAGCCAAGTCTCAACTTTTACTGAGGCTCAATTAAAACGCATTCGCGCGTCATCTGCCAAGAAAAAGACCGGCTTTGCCAGCCGCGCAGAAACCATGGGATTTCTCGACGGCTTCACCTTGCCCATAAATGAGTTTCGCAAGACGACAAATTTTGGCGCGCAGCGCATTTTAAACGGGGAGCCGAAGAAGCCGCATTACGGTGTTGATCTCGCCGCCCCCATCGGCACGCCCATCATGGCCCCCGCTGACGGTATCGTAAGCCTTGCTGATAATGATTTATATTTTGAAGGGGCTATGGTGCTGCTTGATCACGGCCAAGGGCTAATTTCCATGTATCTTCATGTGAACGATATTTTGGTGGAAGACGGCCAAGCGGTCAAACGCGGCGAGACGATTGCCACGGTTGGGTCAAAAGGCCGCTCGACAGGGCCGCATTTATGCTGGCGTCTCAAATGGCGCAACCGTAACCTCGACCCTGAACTGATAACGAAGTGGACAGAGCGTGCCCAAACTGCCCGATAA